In the Flagellimonas sp. HMM57 genome, one interval contains:
- a CDS encoding cytochrome C oxidase subunit IV family protein: MAHEHKLEIFRGLLKFKSNTQKIWGVLVFLSIVTAIEVALGILKPELLTKNYFLGMKLLNWIFIILTLVKAYYIAWDFMHLRDEKSSLRRAIVWTPIFLVSYLIFILLFEADYIYNVFKEGFLAWDF, translated from the coding sequence ATGGCGCACGAGCATAAACTGGAAATTTTTAGAGGACTCTTAAAGTTTAAGTCCAATACGCAAAAAATATGGGGAGTACTTGTCTTTCTATCTATCGTAACCGCAATAGAGGTTGCCTTGGGTATTCTAAAACCAGAACTTTTGACCAAAAACTATTTTTTGGGAATGAAACTCCTCAATTGGATTTTCATTATACTGACTCTTGTCAAAGCATATTACATTGCTTGGGACTTTATGCACTTGCGCGATGAAAAAAGTTCTTTACGAAGAGCAATAGTATGGACTCCAATATTTTTGGTCTCTTACTTGATTTTTATCCTGCTATTTGAAGCCGATTATATCTACAACGTATTTAAAGAAGGCTTTTTGGCTTGGGACTTCTAA
- a CDS encoding cytochrome c oxidase subunit 3: MDTTVTTGTEDNVWGGGNRPLGASYGKLMMWFFIVSDALTFSGFLVAYGFSRFKFIETWPIADEVFTHVPFFHGNYPMYYVAFMTFILIMSSVTMVLAVDAGHKMMQKKVILYMFLTVIGGAIFVGSQAWEWATFIKGDYGAVETKGGRILQFVNAETGKRAALSDFSKTISSERVNHERKNGVWYYEGKSLPSYSLNEVLEGFKASPSILIRTETINEEGEKTVLNRQESLAKLKDASLVVEGANLVRNEYGSRLFADFFFFITGFHGFHVFSGVVINIIIFFNVILGTYERRGHYEMVEKVGLYWHFVDLVWVFVFTFFYLV; encoded by the coding sequence ATGGATACAACGGTAACTACCGGTACTGAAGATAATGTTTGGGGAGGCGGAAATCGTCCACTTGGAGCAAGCTATGGAAAATTAATGATGTGGTTTTTCATCGTTTCGGATGCCTTGACCTTCTCTGGTTTTTTGGTGGCTTATGGCTTCTCTAGATTTAAGTTTATAGAGACTTGGCCCATTGCAGATGAGGTATTTACCCACGTGCCCTTTTTTCATGGAAACTATCCCATGTATTATGTAGCCTTTATGACCTTCATTCTGATCATGTCTTCTGTGACCATGGTGCTTGCTGTGGATGCAGGGCATAAAATGATGCAGAAAAAAGTTATTTTGTACATGTTCCTTACCGTTATTGGAGGTGCGATTTTCGTAGGTTCGCAAGCTTGGGAATGGGCTACCTTTATAAAAGGTGATTATGGGGCTGTAGAGACCAAGGGTGGAAGAATTCTACAATTTGTAAATGCAGAGACGGGAAAACGAGCAGCCTTGAGCGATTTTTCCAAAACCATTTCAAGCGAGCGAGTGAATCATGAACGCAAGAACGGAGTTTGGTACTACGAAGGGAAATCTTTACCTAGTTATTCCTTAAATGAAGTGTTGGAAGGATTCAAGGCCAGCCCTAGTATCTTGATTCGAACAGAAACAATAAATGAAGAAGGGGAAAAAACAGTACTGAATCGCCAAGAGTCACTTGCAAAGCTTAAAGATGCAAGTTTGGTGGTCGAAGGAGCCAATCTTGTTAGAAATGAATACGGAAGCCGATTGTTTGCAGATTTTTTCTTCTTTATTACAGGATTCCACGGATTTCACGTGTTCTCTGGTGTGGTCATCAACATAATTATCTTTTTCAATGTTATCTTGGGAACATATGAGCGAAGAGGACATTATGAGATGGTAGAAAAAGTTGGACTCTACTGGCACTTTGTAGATTTGGTATGGGTATTTGTATTTACATTCTTCTATTTGGTATAA
- a CDS encoding cytochrome c oxidase subunit 3 codes for MDLTEGTMQQKNSRAKKMMLWFGIVSLIMGFAGWTSAYIVSSKRDDWISDLELPQAFFISTAIIILSSITYVFAKQAVKKNNQKLGTIFLVTTLVLGISFIILQFIGFSQMLDNGYYFTGPTSSIKMSYVFLIAAVHIAHVVAGLISLLVVLVQQLRGKYMPDNMLGLELGATFWHFLDFLWVYLILFMLFVK; via the coding sequence ATGGATTTGACCGAGGGAACAATGCAGCAAAAGAACAGCCGGGCCAAGAAAATGATGCTTTGGTTTGGAATTGTAAGCCTAATCATGGGATTTGCTGGTTGGACGAGTGCCTATATCGTAAGTAGTAAACGAGATGATTGGATCAGTGATTTAGAGTTGCCCCAAGCATTTTTTATAAGTACGGCCATAATAATCTTAAGCAGCATTACCTATGTATTCGCAAAGCAGGCTGTAAAGAAAAACAATCAGAAATTGGGAACTATTTTTCTAGTAACCACATTGGTTTTGGGAATTTCCTTCATCATATTACAATTTATAGGATTCTCACAAATGCTGGATAATGGATATTATTTCACGGGTCCAACGAGCAGTATTAAAATGTCCTATGTATTTTTAATTGCTGCGGTACACATAGCCCACGTAGTCGCCGGTCTCATTTCGCTTTTGGTGGTTTTGGTACAGCAACTTAGGGGGAAATATATGCCTGATAACATGTTGGGCCTGGAACTTGGCGCCACTTTTTGGCATTTTTTAGATTTTCTTTGGGTGTATTTGATACTATTTATGCTTTTTGTAAAATAA
- the cyoE gene encoding heme o synthase codes for MKSTVSSVKSTSWSLIYADFKEITKARLAVSVVFSSIAGYFLGAYQIDFVSVLLLAFGGYCMVGASNAYNQVIEKDLDALMKRTRNRPVPSGRMSVNTAMAIAITLTLLGVLSLYILSPKTAMFGAISIFLYTSVYTPLKTKTPLSVFVGAFPGAIPFMLGWVAATNDFGIESGTLFMIQFFWQFPHFWALGWMLDEDYKKGGFKMLPTGKKDTGTALQIILYTIWMIVISIMPVFGFTGRLQLSIPAAIIVLLAGLVMLGFAFKLYEKRDNPSARRLMLASVTYISLIQLVFVIDKFSKTLF; via the coding sequence ATGAAATCTACAGTAAGTTCTGTAAAAAGTACATCTTGGTCTTTAATTTATGCCGATTTTAAGGAAATCACTAAAGCCCGCTTGGCAGTAAGTGTGGTTTTCTCTTCCATTGCAGGATATTTTCTGGGTGCTTATCAAATCGATTTTGTATCAGTGCTTTTGCTTGCCTTTGGAGGGTATTGCATGGTAGGTGCTTCCAATGCGTACAACCAAGTCATCGAAAAAGATTTGGACGCTTTGATGAAACGCACCAGAAACCGTCCGGTGCCTTCAGGGCGTATGTCGGTTAATACTGCTATGGCCATCGCCATTACGCTAACATTATTGGGAGTGTTGTCTTTATATATTCTCAGTCCAAAAACGGCAATGTTCGGTGCAATTTCTATTTTCTTGTACACAAGCGTATACACACCACTTAAAACAAAGACACCACTTTCTGTTTTTGTTGGTGCTTTTCCGGGCGCCATACCCTTTATGCTGGGATGGGTAGCAGCAACAAATGATTTTGGTATAGAATCAGGAACCCTTTTTATGATTCAGTTTTTTTGGCAGTTCCCTCATTTTTGGGCATTGGGTTGGATGTTGGACGAAGATTATAAAAAAGGAGGTTTTAAAATGTTGCCTACAGGCAAAAAAGATACAGGTACGGCATTGCAAATTATATTGTACACGATTTGGATGATTGTTATTTCTATAATGCCCGTATTTGGTTTTACAGGTCGATTACAGTTGTCCATACCTGCTGCCATTATTGTGCTATTGGCAGGTTTGGTAATGCTCGGTTTTGCATTTAAACTGTATGAAAAACGTGATAACCCTTCCGCAAGAAGATTGATGCTGGCAAGTGTAACCTACATTTCATTGATACAGTTAGTCTTCGTTATAGATAAATTCAGTAAAACATTATTTTAA
- a CDS encoding energy transducer TonB: protein MELKKNPKADVGKNSTLYFVIGLAAVLGLVYGAMEWKKYDKSNDYDISMNIEDQLDEEVPMTEQIKTPPPPPPPAAPEVIEVVEDEEEVEETVIESTETSQDEEVMEIEEVEVEEVEEDISVPFAVIEDVPVFPGCEGASNKKKCFQEMMQKHIRKNFRYPEIAQEMGVQGRVNVIFVIQKDGSIGNIRMRGPDKNLEKEALRIINKLPKMTPGKQRGRAVKVPFSIPITFKLQ, encoded by the coding sequence ATGGAACTAAAAAAGAATCCAAAGGCAGATGTAGGAAAAAACAGTACGCTCTATTTCGTAATAGGATTAGCGGCTGTTTTGGGATTGGTTTACGGAGCCATGGAGTGGAAAAAATATGATAAATCCAATGATTATGATATTTCCATGAATATTGAAGATCAGTTGGATGAAGAGGTGCCAATGACGGAACAGATAAAAACTCCGCCACCGCCACCGCCACCAGCTGCTCCAGAAGTTATCGAAGTCGTAGAAGATGAAGAAGAAGTTGAAGAAACCGTAATCGAATCAACTGAGACCAGTCAGGATGAAGAGGTGATGGAAATAGAAGAAGTTGAAGTCGAGGAAGTTGAAGAGGATATTTCTGTACCATTTGCGGTTATTGAAGATGTTCCTGTTTTCCCTGGTTGTGAAGGCGCCAGCAATAAGAAGAAGTGTTTTCAAGAGATGATGCAAAAACACATTCGTAAAAACTTCCGCTACCCAGAAATTGCCCAAGAAATGGGTGTACAAGGAAGGGTGAATGTCATTTTCGTTATTCAAAAAGATGGTAGCATCGGTAATATTAGAATGCGTGGACCAGATAAAAACTTGGAAAAGGAAGCATTGCGAATTATTAATAAGCTTCCAAAGATGACTCCAGGTAAGCAACGGGGAAGAGCCGTTAAGGTACCTTTCAGTATTCCAATTACCTTTAAGTTGCAATAA
- a CDS encoding VanZ family protein encodes MLKKHVFTILFISWASFITILSLFSFSGIDTGGVTIPYADKMVHFLFYLIFAILGCFFLRERTQGGLTIGKAVLSILFTAITYGIFIEVLQYMVTTDRMAEFGDIVANTIGAIAGVSLIKWFFSKERPLKWKI; translated from the coding sequence GTGCTTAAAAAGCATGTTTTTACAATACTATTTATAAGCTGGGCATCGTTTATTACAATACTTAGCTTATTTTCTTTTTCAGGGATTGATACCGGTGGAGTAACTATTCCTTATGCAGATAAGATGGTTCATTTTTTATTTTACCTAATTTTTGCAATACTGGGTTGTTTCTTTCTAAGAGAACGAACGCAAGGCGGTTTAACGATAGGGAAAGCAGTATTGTCGATATTGTTCACGGCCATAACATATGGCATATTTATTGAGGTGTTGCAATACATGGTCACCACAGATCGCATGGCTGAATTTGGCGATATTGTTGCAAATACAATCGGCGCAATTGCGGGGGTTAGCCTGATTAAGTGGTTTTTTTCTAAAGAAAGGCCGTTAAAATGGAAAATTTAA
- the gcvH gene encoding glycine cleavage system protein GcvH has protein sequence MNVPAELKYTKDHEWIKIEGDTATVGITDFAQGELGDIVYVEVETLDETLDKEEVFGTVEAVKTVSDLFLPLSGEIVEFNEALEDEPEKVNSDPYGEGWMIKIKISDPSEVDGLMSDEDYKALIGA, from the coding sequence ATGAACGTACCAGCAGAATTAAAGTATACTAAAGATCACGAATGGATCAAGATAGAAGGTGACACAGCAACTGTGGGCATAACCGATTTTGCGCAAGGAGAGTTGGGTGATATCGTCTACGTCGAAGTAGAGACTTTAGATGAAACATTGGATAAAGAAGAAGTATTCGGTACGGTGGAAGCCGTAAAAACTGTTTCTGATTTATTTTTACCGCTTAGTGGTGAAATCGTTGAATTTAATGAGGCTTTGGAAGATGAGCCAGAAAAGGTTAATTCTGACCCCTATGGCGAAGGTTGGATGATCAAAATAAAAATAAGCGATCCTTCGGAAGTGGATGGTCTAATGAGTGATGAGGACTACAAAGCGTTGATTGGTGCTTAA